One Candidatus Peregrinibacteria bacterium DNA segment encodes these proteins:
- a CDS encoding transposase family protein, protein MVVLDSIVEFVDSAFNKLYFITCVDVATRIGFALVTKHHSSKAAKALLEKMEEVLQTKIKAVLTDNGSEFLAYFHKACQQQGIEHFFTRPRTPKDNAICERFNLTLQQHLYWRVDLTSPIYKINEVLADWLVEYNCLRPHESLNMRPPVAHYFHLFYSPRPIPEVYLKLWNRTVRCTK, encoded by the coding sequence TTGGTAGTCCTAGATTCCATCGTTGAGTTTGTGGACAGCGCCTTCAACAAACTGTACTTCATTACCTGTGTGGATGTGGCCACCAGGATAGGTTTTGCACTCGTAACCAAGCACCACAGTTCCAAGGCGGCCAAAGCTTTGCTGGAAAAGATGGAAGAAGTGCTCCAGACCAAGATTAAAGCTGTTTTAACAGACAACGGCAGTGAGTTCCTGGCGTACTTCCATAAAGCCTGCCAGCAGCAAGGGATTGAGCACTTCTTCACTCGCCCCAGAACACCAAAAGATAATGCGATTTGTGAGCGATTCAACCTTACTTTGCAACAACACCTCTACTGGAGAGTGGACTTAACCAGTCCCATTTACAAGATTAATGAGGTGCTCGCGGATTGGCTCGTGGAGTATAATTGCCTTCGTCCACATGAATCTCTCAATATGAGACCTCCAGTTGCTCACTACTTTCATCTATTCTACTCCCCTCGCCCCATCCCCGAGGTGTACTTGAAACTATGGAACCGGACAGTACGTTGTACGAAATAA
- a CDS encoding transposase: MSNHIYKSHNKSLLLYHLVCPVKCRRKILTEEVEYSLKKICEEIGERFELQFVEIGSDENLDAFQVEFHNHQQL, translated from the coding sequence ATGAGCAACCATATCTACAAAAGCCATAACAAGAGTCTGTTGCTATATCACTTGGTTTGTCCTGTGAAATGTAGGAGGAAGATTTTAACGGAGGAAGTGGAGTACAGTTTAAAGAAGATCTGCGAAGAGATAGGAGAGCGGTTTGAGTTGCAATTTGTGGAAATAGGTAGTGATGAAAACCTTGATGCCTTTCAAGTCGAGTTTCATAACCATCAACAACTTTAA
- the carA gene encoding glutamine-hydrolyzing carbamoyl-phosphate synthase small subunit, producing the protein MKNLTLTLKDGTQITGKAFGSFKESEGEVVFTTGMVGYPESLTDPSFKDQILVLTFPLVGNYGVPNEALDEDKISRFFESEKIHLKGLIVSDYSEDYFHWNAGKSLSDWMKEYDVPGITGVDTRALTQLLRDGGSQLGQIHPSNEAPHKEFYDPNTINLVAKVSPTEPKTYGEGKKHIALIDCGMKFNILRSFLKRGIKVTRFPWDHNPFDYEAAHGLKFDGVFFSNGPGDPARLPEPVATMEACFERKIPTFGICLGSQIMGLAAGAKTYKLKFGHRSQNQPCIDTRSGRCYITSQNHGFAVNDETLPSDWETSFTNANDGTVEGVRHKKLPFFSVQFHPEATPGPTDTGFLFDEFVEML; encoded by the coding sequence ATGAAAAACCTCACTCTCACCCTCAAAGACGGCACACAAATCACTGGAAAAGCCTTTGGCTCTTTTAAGGAAAGTGAGGGGGAAGTCGTGTTCACCACCGGAATGGTGGGTTACCCCGAAAGCCTCACCGACCCTTCCTTTAAAGATCAAATCCTGGTGCTCACCTTCCCTTTAGTGGGCAATTATGGCGTGCCCAACGAAGCACTGGATGAAGACAAAATCAGCCGCTTTTTTGAAAGCGAAAAAATCCATCTCAAAGGGCTCATCGTCAGCGACTACAGTGAAGACTACTTTCATTGGAATGCCGGGAAATCCCTGTCCGATTGGATGAAAGAATACGACGTGCCCGGCATCACCGGAGTGGACACCCGTGCTCTCACCCAATTGCTGCGCGACGGCGGTTCTCAACTGGGACAAATTCATCCAAGTAATGAAGCGCCCCACAAAGAATTTTACGACCCCAACACCATTAATCTGGTCGCGAAAGTCAGCCCGACGGAACCCAAAACGTATGGCGAAGGTAAAAAACACATCGCCCTGATTGACTGCGGCATGAAGTTCAACATTTTGCGCAGTTTCTTAAAACGTGGCATCAAAGTGACTCGCTTCCCCTGGGATCACAATCCTTTCGATTACGAAGCTGCCCATGGGCTGAAATTCGATGGCGTCTTCTTTTCAAACGGACCTGGCGATCCCGCACGTTTGCCCGAACCTGTCGCCACCATGGAAGCCTGTTTCGAGCGAAAAATTCCAACCTTTGGCATTTGTCTAGGTAGCCAAATCATGGGTCTTGCAGCCGGAGCAAAAACCTACAAGCTCAAATTCGGACACCGCAGCCAAAATCAACCCTGCATCGACACTCGCAGCGGACGCTGTTATATCACTTCTCAAAACCACGGTTTCGCAGTGAACGATGAAACCCTTCCCTCCGACTGGGAGACCAGCTTCACAAACGCCAACGACGGAACCGTAGAAGGAGTACGTCACAAAAAACTCCCCTTCTTTTCAGTCCAATTCCACCCCGAAGCCACCCCCGGCCCCACCGACACCGGCTTTCTTTTTGATGAATTTGTGGAAATGCTTTAA
- a CDS encoding S-layer homology domain-containing protein, producing the protein MTLSPTPMHRYFFTILLLAISFSLPLALSTQEAKQQVELATLPPTDTDIADEEPDENPARPPLTDIQGHWAETQINNLYQTQVINGYGDGTFGPNDPVTRTQFLIIALRAFHYEAPDENYADFAHSIGLINNLDYWKNHGDAHVTRAEALKILLNAGSLTVGDELSPNFPDVDIVNDWFAVYSAFGKAQGIVTGDVEGNFNGNQNVSRAETCALTLRIMERLPSEIEG; encoded by the coding sequence GTGACACTTAGCCCAACGCCCATGCACCGCTACTTCTTCACGATCCTCCTGCTCGCGATCAGTTTTTCCTTGCCACTGGCTCTTTCGACGCAAGAAGCCAAACAGCAAGTGGAGCTCGCCACCCTCCCACCAACCGACACCGACATCGCGGACGAAGAACCTGATGAAAATCCCGCACGACCTCCTTTAACCGATATTCAAGGCCATTGGGCTGAGACGCAAATCAACAATCTGTATCAAACCCAGGTCATCAACGGTTATGGAGACGGCACCTTTGGCCCCAATGATCCGGTGACTCGCACTCAATTCCTCATCATCGCCCTGCGCGCCTTCCATTACGAAGCGCCGGATGAAAATTATGCCGATTTTGCTCACAGCATCGGCCTCATCAACAACCTGGATTATTGGAAAAATCACGGAGATGCCCACGTCACCCGAGCGGAAGCTTTGAAAATTTTGTTGAACGCAGGCAGCCTCACCGTGGGAGACGAACTCAGCCCCAACTTCCCAGATGTGGACATTGTGAATGACTGGTTCGCTGTTTACAGCGCTTTCGGCAAAGCTCAGGGCATTGTAACCGGAGACGTTGAAGGAAATTTCAACGGGAATCAAAACGTAAGTCGAGCCGAAACCTGCGCCCTCACCTTGCGCATCATGGAAAGACTGCCTTCCGAAATCGAAGGATAA
- a CDS encoding S-layer homology domain-containing protein yields MKKNISLALLSLLTLLPSNAFAVEGAFSDLEESSDYYVSTEVLRREGFIEGYSDGTVRIESEMNRAEVAKMVAIFLELDTDSATPGCFTDLESGSWYEDYVCAAKAAGIFNGNPDGTFAPGSNMNHAELSAIVYRLLQHYEIDPILPSDGEAWYSAYMEVSADLNLMPDPLVAPSEDITRGDLFEEFFRSLVAEAVTEDGEDEPIYYDRADRDEFLTEEDHEDLVDQPFFDTRSENTVFEGLEEGLIYCGGVQHTTTRHYATGDAFPSEGDAETTIDADFSFTVDRQDGGSDTEYFFNFLSYSVSADYLEDSQDYTSAGINRIHTTATVDHEAASNEVNEEIYGYVVQNGDLFINYTVPYGDGLMTSYDSATGTEQTVYDHPWPNQTIYTDANEFWSGSTEETRTNESPYAFDEDETVITYEWSISECN; encoded by the coding sequence ATGAAAAAAAACATCTCTCTTGCTCTGCTCAGCTTACTCACCCTCTTGCCTTCCAACGCCTTTGCCGTTGAAGGAGCTTTCAGCGATCTGGAGGAATCCAGTGATTACTACGTTTCTACTGAAGTGCTGCGACGAGAAGGATTCATTGAAGGCTACAGCGATGGAACCGTACGCATTGAAAGCGAAATGAACCGTGCAGAAGTGGCAAAAATGGTGGCCATTTTCCTAGAGCTAGATACAGACTCCGCCACGCCCGGCTGCTTCACAGACCTTGAATCTGGAAGTTGGTACGAAGACTACGTGTGTGCTGCGAAAGCCGCAGGCATTTTCAATGGCAATCCCGATGGCACTTTTGCTCCTGGAAGCAACATGAATCATGCGGAACTTTCAGCCATCGTTTATCGTTTGTTGCAACACTATGAAATCGACCCCATCCTGCCCTCCGATGGAGAAGCTTGGTACAGCGCTTATATGGAAGTGAGCGCCGATTTGAACCTCATGCCAGATCCCTTAGTGGCTCCAAGTGAAGACATCACCCGTGGAGATCTTTTTGAGGAGTTCTTTAGGTCTTTGGTTGCGGAGGCCGTGACGGAGGACGGTGAAGATGAACCCATCTATTACGACCGAGCAGATCGTGATGAGTTCTTAACGGAAGAAGATCACGAAGACCTTGTCGACCAGCCCTTTTTTGATACAAGAAGCGAAAATACGGTTTTTGAAGGATTAGAAGAAGGCCTCATTTATTGCGGAGGAGTACAACACACCACCACACGACATTATGCCACAGGAGATGCCTTCCCCAGCGAAGGCGATGCAGAAACGACCATTGATGCTGATTTTTCCTTCACAGTCGATCGTCAGGATGGGGGTTCTGATACTGAATACTTCTTCAACTTCTTAAGTTATTCCGTAAGTGCCGATTATTTAGAAGACTCCCAAGACTACACATCCGCTGGAATCAACAGAATACACACCACTGCCACAGTGGATCATGAAGCAGCCAGCAACGAAGTAAACGAAGAAATTTACGGCTATGTGGTGCAAAATGGTGATTTATTCATCAATTACACCGTACCCTACGGCGATGGCCTCATGACAAGCTACGATAGTGCCACCGGCACGGAGCAGACCGTCTACGATCATCCTTGGCCCAATCAAACCATTTATACTGACGCAAACGAATTTTGGTCCGGCTCAACAGAAGAAACTCGCACAAACGAGAGCCCCTATGCCTTTGATGAAGATGAAACGGTCATCACTTACGAGTGGAGTATTTCCGAATGTAACTGA
- a CDS encoding protein phosphatase 2C domain-containing protein codes for MVLGAAGQEDHPHPETSASVGATAVFLNPEPGDGGKRHEGKGVKIFARVDGKNEDPNTCEDRVGLIKEGDQIAACAVDGIGSGTDKPATVALAKALAKNISEDLLDPNAELIATADQFKQRIISALERTIAEVNGEHANVEKLGACITVLLVDLKKRISWILRVGDGFNGWMTPDGQIDPFFCRKALLPETKNVYELLQANRNVGQVIEEIIRKGKGSTLTDAICAGKRTDRNRLDILKPETLHIPEGGGTFFIGSDGIMSFALNLGENQEGGTEKVNWLHEEAHKAKLDDVASIAITVGPLSRMQKLTKFFSRILLGS; via the coding sequence ATGGTTTTGGGAGCTGCAGGCCAAGAAGACCACCCCCATCCAGAAACATCTGCATCTGTAGGAGCTACTGCAGTATTCTTAAATCCAGAGCCAGGGGATGGAGGAAAAAGACACGAAGGAAAGGGTGTCAAAATTTTCGCACGTGTGGATGGAAAAAACGAGGACCCAAATACATGTGAAGATCGCGTTGGGCTTATTAAAGAAGGAGATCAAATTGCCGCTTGCGCAGTAGACGGCATTGGAAGCGGTACCGATAAGCCTGCCACGGTAGCCCTGGCAAAAGCACTTGCCAAAAACATCTCAGAGGATCTGCTGGATCCAAATGCCGAACTCATCGCTACAGCCGATCAATTCAAACAGAGGATAATAAGCGCATTAGAAAGGACGATTGCTGAGGTGAATGGGGAGCATGCAAATGTAGAGAAATTGGGAGCATGCATTACTGTTCTTTTGGTGGACCTAAAAAAACGCATCTCCTGGATTTTAAGAGTAGGAGACGGATTCAACGGATGGATGACTCCAGATGGACAGATAGACCCTTTTTTCTGCCGCAAAGCCCTGCTGCCTGAAACAAAAAATGTCTATGAATTACTGCAAGCCAATAGGAACGTAGGTCAGGTCATTGAAGAAATCATTAGGAAAGGTAAAGGATCTACCTTAACAGATGCCATCTGTGCCGGGAAAAGAACAGACAGGAATAGGCTGGACATTTTGAAGCCAGAGACCCTTCATATTCCCGAAGGAGGAGGAACCTTCTTTATAGGCTCAGATGGAATCATGAGCTTTGCATTGAACTTGGGTGAAAATCAAGAGGGGGGAACCGAGAAGGTAAATTGGCTTCACGAAGAGGCTCATAAAGCAAAACTTGATGATGTCGCCTCAATAGCCATTACTGTAGGGCCTCTCAGTCGGATGCAAAAATTGACAAAGTTTTTCAGCCGGATACTCTTAGGATCGTGA
- a CDS encoding S-layer homology domain-containing protein — MKGFFTKAFSAVLITLMCSQVSMAALVLGSRDDLLQSSIVTNNFTDVEIPNLEDYSTEEYYQNLGALVLSVMSFATQIQGLVGYEAADGSRYFSPNNTLTRAEAVKFFNNFRAEVGSGGIPNEVCFTDYNNYSESWWKDYACYLKHDGIISGYADGTFRPNNTLNGAEIAKFVSNTYGLPTVNESAYNHWYDGYIENLQEFNIAPEGIDPTHSVTRGEMASYILRGAVVEHFGSTEAFTPRLLTRFFEEMGSSTSSLIFFTHNETGSFYPYNYIYHPEDFSAVSFINDGENESLTLKNHGSSSLDVSGYYVTFLDASDSGDYEATDVSFTFPEGSTVGAGESVTINGILGGEFAFENPEGPYGDGFLNDHFGDYLYLIYNADAQLIDVVVFQVES; from the coding sequence ATGAAAGGATTCTTTACAAAAGCTTTCTCTGCTGTACTCATCACTTTGATGTGCAGTCAAGTGAGCATGGCCGCCCTCGTTTTGGGCAGCCGAGACGATTTACTGCAAAGTTCCATCGTCACCAACAACTTCACAGACGTTGAAATTCCCAATCTGGAGGATTATTCCACAGAAGAATACTACCAAAACCTGGGAGCCTTGGTGCTTTCCGTCATGTCTTTTGCAACCCAAATTCAAGGTTTGGTGGGCTATGAAGCAGCCGATGGATCCCGTTATTTCAGCCCCAACAACACCTTAACCCGAGCCGAAGCCGTTAAATTCTTCAACAATTTCCGTGCAGAAGTGGGAAGTGGAGGTATCCCCAACGAAGTCTGCTTCACCGATTACAACAATTACAGTGAATCTTGGTGGAAGGATTACGCCTGCTACCTGAAACACGATGGCATCATTTCAGGTTATGCGGATGGAACGTTCCGCCCCAACAACACCTTGAACGGAGCTGAAATCGCCAAATTCGTCAGCAACACTTACGGCCTACCTACCGTGAATGAGTCCGCCTACAACCATTGGTACGACGGATACATCGAAAACCTGCAAGAGTTCAACATTGCTCCTGAAGGAATAGATCCCACCCACAGCGTGACTCGGGGCGAAATGGCCAGTTACATCTTGCGTGGAGCCGTAGTGGAGCACTTTGGAAGCACCGAAGCTTTCACTCCTCGCCTGCTCACTCGCTTCTTCGAGGAAATGGGCTCCAGCACCAGCTCTTTGATCTTCTTCACCCACAACGAAACAGGAAGTTTCTACCCTTACAACTACATCTATCACCCTGAAGATTTTTCAGCAGTCTCTTTCATCAACGATGGTGAGAACGAGTCTCTCACGCTCAAAAATCACGGCAGCAGCAGCTTGGATGTGAGCGGTTACTACGTCACTTTCTTGGATGCCAGCGATTCCGGCGACTATGAAGCCACCGATGTCAGCTTCACCTTCCCAGAAGGCAGCACGGTTGGTGCTGGAGAAAGCGTGACCATCAACGGCATCTTGGGCGGAGAATTTGCCTTCGAAAACCCTGAAGGCCCTTATGGTGACGGCTTCTTGAACGACCATTTTGGAGATTACCTTTACCTTATCTACAACGCCGACGCTCAACTGATCGACGTGGTGGTCTTCCAGGTGGAGTCCTAA
- a CDS encoding S-layer homology domain-containing protein: MPMLLRRCFIALFFGVFLSSSALASTNYSDLYPNDPVQEAVDYLTEEGIVEGYSDGTFRPMALINRAEFTKMIVEGVLGETPSAAEYAACFVDVGEEWFAKYVCRAKELEWVEGYGDGRFAPGDNITRAEAMKILAEALEWELLDEDERSVFLDNQDNGQWYWDDLLRFEERELVDTLDSYISPHELITRKQMSLLLHRALTYEEGERPEVFEFELDPSAGYEEVLDLGLVAAIPSNVDFVHHSQRGWPYGCYSFATKTLVQYKYGEVLDIAEVQDRIAWDGTFIWSSGERSRFAAEYGYDLLFSYNNSAEFFFKKLALGEPLVLYIPYYSNGVNIGHQLVAYSFDADGVWVADSLQGGLQRHIPYSEVFLNGANFTTNLTEYRKVKSGGEQKMQSYL; this comes from the coding sequence ATGCCTATGTTGCTCCGTCGCTGTTTTATTGCCCTTTTCTTTGGTGTTTTTTTGTCGAGTTCGGCCCTTGCGAGTACGAATTACTCCGACCTCTACCCCAATGACCCTGTTCAAGAAGCTGTGGACTATCTCACGGAAGAGGGCATTGTGGAGGGCTATAGCGATGGCACATTTCGGCCCATGGCGCTCATCAATCGGGCGGAATTCACTAAAATGATTGTGGAGGGAGTGCTGGGGGAAACGCCTTCGGCTGCGGAGTACGCGGCTTGTTTTGTGGATGTGGGGGAGGAATGGTTTGCCAAATATGTGTGTCGTGCCAAGGAATTGGAGTGGGTGGAGGGCTATGGGGATGGGCGCTTTGCTCCGGGAGACAATATCACTCGTGCGGAGGCCATGAAAATTTTAGCAGAAGCTTTAGAATGGGAGCTTTTAGACGAGGATGAGCGGAGTGTCTTTCTAGACAATCAAGACAATGGACAGTGGTACTGGGATGATTTGCTGCGGTTTGAAGAACGCGAGCTGGTGGACACTTTGGACAGCTATATTTCTCCACATGAGCTCATCACTCGCAAGCAAATGAGTCTGCTTTTGCACCGCGCTTTGACTTATGAAGAAGGCGAAAGGCCCGAGGTTTTTGAGTTTGAATTGGACCCCTCGGCTGGCTATGAAGAGGTTTTGGATTTGGGTTTGGTGGCGGCAATTCCTTCGAATGTCGACTTTGTCCATCATTCTCAAAGGGGTTGGCCTTATGGTTGTTACAGTTTTGCGACTAAAACTTTGGTGCAATACAAGTATGGCGAAGTGCTGGATATTGCTGAAGTTCAAGATCGGATTGCGTGGGATGGCACTTTTATTTGGTCTTCGGGGGAGCGTAGCCGTTTTGCGGCGGAATATGGCTATGATTTGCTGTTCAGTTATAATAATTCGGCGGAATTTTTCTTTAAAAAGTTGGCCCTGGGCGAGCCTTTGGTGCTTTATATTCCTTACTATTCCAATGGAGTGAACATTGGGCATCAGTTGGTGGCTTACTCCTTTGATGCCGATGGCGTGTGGGTTGCGGACAGTTTACAAGGTGGGCTTCAGCGGCACATTCCTTATTCGGAGGTTTTTTTGAACGGAGCCAACTTTACGACGAATTTGACGGAGTATCGCAAGGTTAAGTCAGGAGGCGAGCAGAAAATGCAGTCTTATTTGTGA